In Erwinia sp. SLM-02, the following proteins share a genomic window:
- the rpsE gene encoding 30S ribosomal protein S5 produces the protein MAHIEKQAGELQEKLIAVNRVSKTVKGGRIFSFTALTVVGDGNGRIGFGYGKAREVPAAIQKAMEKARRNMINVALNNGTLQHPVKGVHTGSRVFMQPASEGTGIIAGGAMRAVLEVAGVHNVLAKAYGSTNPINVVRATLDGLANMNSPEMVAAKRGKSVEDILG, from the coding sequence ATGGCACACATCGAAAAACAAGCTGGCGAACTGCAGGAAAAGCTGATCGCGGTAAATCGCGTATCTAAAACCGTTAAAGGTGGTCGTATTTTCTCCTTCACAGCTCTGACTGTTGTTGGCGATGGTAACGGTCGCATTGGTTTTGGTTACGGTAAAGCGCGTGAAGTTCCAGCAGCGATCCAGAAAGCGATGGAAAAAGCTCGTCGCAATATGATTAACGTCGCTCTGAACAACGGCACTCTGCAGCACCCTGTTAAAGGTGTGCACACAGGTTCTCGCGTGTTCATGCAGCCGGCTTCTGAAGGTACCGGTATCATCGCCGGTGGTGCAATGCGCGCCGTCCTGGAAGTCGCTGGGGTTCATAACGTACTGGCTAAAGCCTACGGTTCCACCAACCCGATTAACGTGGTTCGTGCAACTCTGGATGGCCTGGCCAATATGAATTCTCCAGAAATGGTTGCTGCGAAACGTGGCAAATCCGTTGAAGACATTCTGGGGTAA
- the rpsH gene encoding 30S ribosomal protein S8, with product MSMQDPIADMLTRIRNGQAANKVAVTMPSSKLKVAIANVLKEEGYIEEFKIEGDIKPELELTLKYFQGKAVVESIQRVSRPGLRIYKRKDELPKVMAGLGIAVVSTSKGVMTDRAARQAGLGGEIICYVA from the coding sequence ATGAGCATGCAAGATCCGATCGCGGATATGCTGACCCGTATCCGTAACGGTCAGGCCGCGAACAAAGTTGCGGTCACCATGCCTTCCTCCAAGCTGAAAGTGGCAATTGCCAACGTGCTGAAGGAAGAAGGCTATATTGAAGAATTTAAAATCGAAGGCGACATCAAGCCAGAACTGGAACTGACTCTTAAGTATTTCCAGGGCAAGGCTGTTGTAGAAAGCATTCAGCGTGTTTCACGTCCAGGTCTGCGTATTTATAAGCGCAAAGACGAACTGCCAAAAGTTATGGCAGGACTGGGTATCGCTGTTGTTTCTACCTCTAAAGGTGTTATGACCGATCGTGCAGCACGCCAGGCTGGTCTTGGCGGCGAAATTATCTGCTACGTAGCTTAA
- the rplR gene encoding 50S ribosomal protein L18 — protein MDKKSARIRRATRARRKLKELGATRLVVHRTPRHIYAQVIAPNGSEVLVAASTVEKAISEQLKYTGNKDAAAAVGKAVAERAIEKGITGVSFDRSGFQYHGRVQALADAAREAGLQF, from the coding sequence ATGGATAAGAAATCTGCTCGTATCCGTCGTGCGACCCGCGCACGTCGCAAGCTCAAAGAGCTGGGTGCTACTCGCCTGGTGGTACATCGTACCCCGCGTCATATTTACGCACAGGTAATCGCACCTAACGGTTCTGAAGTCCTGGTGGCTGCTTCTACAGTAGAAAAAGCTATCAGTGAGCAACTGAAGTACACTGGAAACAAAGACGCTGCTGCTGCTGTAGGTAAAGCAGTTGCTGAACGCGCAATCGAAAAAGGCATCACTGGTGTTTCTTTCGACCGTTCTGGTTTCCAATATCATGGTCGTGTCCAGGCACTGGCAGATGCTGCCCGTGAAGCTGGCCTACAGTTCTAA
- the rpmD gene encoding 50S ribosomal protein L30: MAKTIKITQTRSSIGRLPKHKATLLGLGLRRINHTVEREDTPAVRGMVNAISYMVKVEE; encoded by the coding sequence ATGGCTAAGACTATTAAAATTACTCAAACCCGCAGTTCGATCGGTCGTTTGCCAAAACACAAGGCAACGCTGCTTGGCCTGGGTCTGCGTCGTATTAACCACACCGTAGAGCGTGAAGACACGCCAGCTGTACGCGGTATGGTTAACGCGATTTCCTACATGGTTAAAGTGGAGGAGTAA
- the rplO gene encoding 50S ribosomal protein L15, with protein MRLNTLSPAEGSKHAPKRLGRGIGSGLGKTGGRGHKGQNSRSGGGVRRGFEGGQMPLYRRLPKFGFTSRKAMVTAEVRLSDLAKVEGGIVDLNTLKAANIIGIQIEFAKVILSGEVSAPVTIRGLRVTKGARAAIEAAGGKIEE; from the coding sequence ATGCGTTTAAATACTCTGTCTCCGGCCGAAGGGTCTAAGCACGCTCCTAAACGTTTAGGTCGTGGTATCGGTTCTGGTCTCGGTAAAACCGGCGGTCGTGGTCACAAAGGTCAGAACTCACGTTCTGGTGGTGGCGTACGTCGTGGTTTTGAAGGCGGCCAGATGCCTCTGTACCGTCGTCTGCCGAAATTCGGTTTCACCTCTCGCAAAGCAATGGTCACTGCAGAAGTTCGTCTGTCTGACCTGGCGAAAGTTGAAGGCGGTATCGTCGACCTGAACACGCTGAAAGCGGCTAACATTATCGGTATTCAGATTGAGTTCGCGAAAGTGATCCTGTCTGGCGAAGTTTCTGCACCGGTAACGATTCGCGGCCTGCGTGTCACTAAAGGCGCTCGTGCTGCAATCGAAGCTGCTGGCGGTAAAATTGAGGAATAA
- the rplF gene encoding 50S ribosomal protein L6 — MSRVAKAPVVIPAGVEVKLDGQVISIKGKNGELTRTLNNAVEVKQADNTLTFAPREGFVDGWAQAGTSRALLNGMVIGVTEGFTKKLQLVGVGYRAAVKGNSVSLALGFSHPVDHELPAGITAECPTQTEIVLKGADKQLIGQVAADLRAYRRPEPYKGKGVRYADEVVRTKEAKKK; from the coding sequence ATGTCTCGTGTTGCTAAAGCACCAGTCGTAATTCCTGCCGGCGTAGAGGTAAAACTCGACGGTCAGGTAATTTCGATTAAAGGTAAAAACGGCGAGCTGACTCGTACGCTCAATAACGCTGTAGAAGTTAAGCAGGCTGACAACACACTGACTTTCGCTCCGCGCGAAGGTTTCGTGGATGGTTGGGCGCAGGCTGGTACTTCTCGTGCGCTGCTGAACGGTATGGTTATCGGTGTTACCGAAGGCTTCACTAAGAAGCTGCAGCTGGTTGGTGTAGGTTATCGTGCAGCCGTTAAAGGCAACTCTGTGAGCTTAGCCCTGGGCTTCTCTCACCCTGTTGACCATGAGCTGCCAGCGGGAATCACTGCTGAATGTCCAACTCAGACTGAAATCGTGCTGAAAGGCGCTGATAAACAGCTGATTGGTCAGGTTGCAGCGGATCTGCGCGCCTACCGTCGTCCTGAGCCTTATAAAGGCAAGGGTGTTCGTTACGCCGACGAAGTCGTGCGTACCAAAGAGGCTAAGAAGAAGTAA